From Actinoplanes oblitus, a single genomic window includes:
- the recG gene encoding ATP-dependent DNA helicase RecG: MTTTDTPLDKVLGAKTAKALAEHLDLHTAGDLIYHFPRRYDERGEHTDLRQLQVGEQVTVLAQVRGIGVKPMRARKGNMLEVTIGDGSGATLTCTFFNQAWRERELLRGRWGLFAGKVTEFRGKRQLNGPAYQLLKADATQDEAAEEIEEFAGALIPVYPAAQAVPTWVIAKCVRTLLDTFQPPTDPMPASVRAARNLVGIGTALREIHRPSSEAALYSAKHRLKWDEAFAVQLTLAQRRARAAAAPGTARPRVEGGLLDKFDATLPYELTEGQASVGEEIAADLARAHPMHRLLQGEVGSGKTLVSVRAMLQVVDAGGQAALLAPTEVLATQHYRGIGAQLGPLGRAGELDGDPAGTQLTLITGSLGAAARRAALAKVADGTAGIVVGTHALLYEGVDFRDLGLVVVDEQHRFGVEQRDALRAKAARPPHVLVMTATPIPRTVAMTVYGDLETSVLSQLPRGRSPIASHVVPALEKPAYLDRAWKRVREEVAAGHQAYVVCPRIGDEDSSPEKDEGESARRPPLAVTEVLPALQQEYLKGLRIEMLHGRMPPEDKDAVMRRFAAGDVDVLVATTVIEVGVDVPNSTVMIIMDADRFGVSQLHQLRGRVGRGSAPGICLLHTEAVEGSAARERLDAVASTTDGFKLSEIDLEQRREGDVLGASQSGKHSHLRLLSLLRDEKLIKEARVEAAELVGDDPDLTGHPALAASVAALVDEDRAEYLEKG; the protein is encoded by the coding sequence ATGACCACGACCGACACCCCGTTGGACAAGGTGCTCGGCGCCAAGACGGCGAAGGCTCTCGCCGAGCACCTGGACCTGCACACCGCGGGTGACCTGATCTACCACTTCCCGCGGCGCTACGACGAGCGCGGCGAGCACACCGACCTGCGCCAGTTGCAGGTCGGCGAGCAGGTCACCGTGCTGGCCCAGGTGCGGGGGATCGGCGTCAAACCGATGCGGGCGCGCAAGGGCAACATGCTCGAGGTGACCATCGGGGACGGCTCCGGGGCCACCCTCACCTGCACGTTCTTCAACCAGGCCTGGCGCGAGCGGGAGCTGCTGCGCGGCCGGTGGGGGCTGTTCGCCGGCAAGGTGACCGAGTTCCGCGGCAAGCGTCAGCTCAACGGCCCGGCCTATCAGCTGCTCAAGGCGGACGCCACGCAGGACGAGGCGGCCGAGGAGATCGAGGAGTTCGCCGGTGCGCTGATCCCGGTCTACCCGGCCGCCCAGGCGGTGCCCACCTGGGTGATCGCCAAATGCGTGCGGACGCTGCTGGACACCTTCCAGCCGCCGACCGACCCGATGCCCGCCTCGGTCCGGGCCGCGCGGAACCTGGTCGGCATCGGCACCGCCCTGCGGGAGATCCACCGGCCCAGCTCCGAGGCCGCGCTCTACTCGGCGAAACACCGGCTGAAATGGGACGAGGCGTTCGCCGTGCAGCTCACCCTGGCGCAGCGCCGGGCCCGGGCCGCGGCAGCGCCGGGCACCGCCCGGCCGCGCGTCGAGGGCGGCCTGCTGGACAAGTTCGACGCCACCCTGCCCTATGAGCTGACCGAGGGCCAGGCCTCGGTGGGCGAGGAGATCGCCGCCGACCTGGCCCGGGCGCACCCGATGCACCGGCTGCTGCAGGGCGAGGTCGGCTCCGGCAAGACGCTGGTCTCGGTGCGGGCCATGCTCCAGGTGGTGGACGCCGGCGGGCAGGCCGCGCTGCTCGCGCCCACCGAGGTGCTCGCCACCCAGCACTACCGCGGGATCGGTGCGCAGCTCGGCCCGCTGGGCCGGGCCGGCGAGCTGGACGGCGACCCGGCCGGGACGCAGCTGACCCTGATCACCGGTTCGCTGGGCGCGGCGGCCCGGCGTGCGGCGCTGGCCAAGGTCGCCGACGGGACCGCCGGCATCGTGGTGGGCACGCACGCCCTGCTGTACGAGGGTGTCGACTTCCGGGACCTCGGCCTGGTGGTCGTGGACGAGCAGCACCGGTTCGGCGTCGAGCAGCGGGACGCGTTGCGGGCCAAGGCGGCGCGCCCGCCGCACGTGCTGGTGATGACGGCGACCCCGATCCCGCGCACGGTGGCGATGACCGTCTACGGCGACCTGGAGACGTCGGTGCTCTCCCAGCTGCCGCGGGGCAGGTCGCCGATCGCCTCGCACGTGGTGCCGGCCCTGGAGAAACCCGCCTACCTCGATCGTGCCTGGAAACGGGTGCGGGAGGAGGTCGCGGCGGGCCATCAGGCGTACGTCGTGTGTCCCCGGATCGGCGACGAGGACTCCTCGCCGGAGAAGGACGAGGGGGAGTCCGCCCGCCGTCCGCCGCTGGCGGTGACCGAGGTGCTCCCCGCGCTCCAGCAGGAATATCTCAAGGGCCTGCGGATCGAGATGCTGCACGGCAGGATGCCACCGGAGGACAAGGACGCGGTGATGCGCCGGTTCGCCGCCGGCGACGTGGACGTGCTGGTGGCCACCACGGTGATCGAGGTCGGCGTGGACGTGCCGAACTCCACCGTCATGATCATCATGGACGCCGACCGGTTCGGAGTGTCCCAGTTGCACCAGCTGCGCGGCCGGGTGGGCCGGGGCTCGGCGCCGGGCATCTGCCTGCTGCACACCGAGGCGGTGGAGGGCTCGGCGGCCCGCGAGCGGCTCGACGCGGTGGCCTCCACCACCGACGGCTTCAAGCTCTCCGAGATCGACCTGGAGCAGCGCCGGGAGGGCGACGTGCTGGGCGCCTCGCAGTCCGGCAAGCACTCGCACCTGCGGCTGCT
- a CDS encoding DAK2 domain-containing protein, producing the protein MLETLDAAAVHRWCDGGLEALRAHQREIDDLNVYPVPDGDTGTNLVLTLAAAQEAVESALHEEPRTPLGRLMARMARGALLGARGNSGVIVSQILRGMADSFASAVAVRGAELARALREATDAAYAAVARPVEGTVLSVVAAAAEGAGRIKSDNLVTVARAAARAAAEALDRTPQQLPVLARAGVVDAGGRGLCLLLDALVDTVEESEFEPPPPLAVPERPDRAAEPCEGYGYEVQYLLDATPESVERLRGELAGLGDSLVVVGDPPTWNVHIHVTEIGPAIEAGIEAGRPYQIRVTPLGERRPDPGNRGAVVVAAGDGLTALFEAEGAVVVGRNPSTAEMLAAVHACGAASVVLLPNDANTHAVAVSAAREAEAAGMHVSVVPTRSPVQALAALAVRDHGRPFADDVIAMAEAAGACRYGEVCTAQRDALTVAGPCRAGDLLGLVDGEVHVIGTDLADVSHRLLDRMLGGGGELVTLVLGADASPELEDDLRGHVHRTWPFIELQCYAGGQPRYHLLAGVE; encoded by the coding sequence GTGCTGGAGACCCTCGATGCCGCCGCTGTGCACCGCTGGTGCGACGGTGGGCTGGAGGCGCTCCGTGCCCACCAGCGTGAGATCGACGACCTGAACGTCTACCCCGTTCCCGACGGCGACACCGGCACCAACCTGGTGCTGACCCTGGCCGCCGCCCAGGAGGCGGTCGAGTCGGCGCTGCACGAGGAGCCGCGCACCCCGCTCGGCCGGCTGATGGCCCGGATGGCCCGTGGCGCCCTGCTCGGCGCCCGGGGCAACTCGGGGGTGATCGTGTCGCAGATCCTGCGCGGCATGGCCGACTCGTTCGCCAGCGCGGTGGCGGTCCGCGGCGCCGAGCTGGCCCGCGCGCTGCGCGAGGCCACCGACGCGGCCTATGCGGCGGTGGCCCGGCCGGTGGAGGGCACCGTGCTCTCGGTGGTCGCGGCCGCTGCCGAGGGGGCCGGCCGGATCAAGTCGGACAACCTGGTGACCGTCGCCCGGGCGGCGGCCAGGGCCGCCGCCGAGGCTCTCGACCGGACGCCGCAGCAGTTGCCGGTGCTGGCGCGCGCCGGCGTGGTGGACGCCGGCGGTCGCGGGCTCTGCCTGCTGCTGGACGCCCTGGTCGACACGGTGGAGGAGAGCGAGTTCGAGCCGCCGCCCCCGCTGGCCGTCCCGGAGCGGCCGGACCGGGCGGCCGAGCCCTGCGAGGGGTATGGCTACGAGGTGCAGTATCTGCTGGACGCCACCCCCGAGTCGGTGGAGCGACTGCGCGGCGAGCTGGCCGGCCTGGGCGACTCCCTGGTCGTGGTCGGCGACCCGCCCACCTGGAACGTGCACATTCACGTCACCGAGATCGGCCCGGCGATCGAGGCGGGCATCGAGGCCGGCCGCCCCTACCAGATCCGGGTCACCCCGCTCGGCGAGAGACGCCCCGACCCCGGCAACCGCGGCGCTGTCGTGGTCGCCGCCGGCGACGGGCTGACCGCGCTCTTCGAGGCCGAGGGCGCCGTCGTGGTCGGCCGTAACCCGTCCACCGCCGAGATGCTGGCCGCCGTGCACGCCTGCGGCGCCGCCTCGGTCGTCCTGCTGCCCAACGACGCGAACACCCACGCCGTCGCCGTGTCCGCGGCCCGCGAGGCGGAGGCGGCGGGTATGCACGTCAGCGTGGTGCCCACCCGCTCGCCGGTGCAGGCGCTGGCCGCGCTCGCGGTGCGCGACCACGGCCGCCCGTTCGCCGATGACGTGATCGCGATGGCCGAGGCGGCCGGCGCGTGCCGGTACGGCGAGGTCTGCACCGCCCAGCGCGACGCCCTCACCGTGGCCGGCCCGTGCCGCGCCGGTGACCTGCTCGGCCTGGTCGACGGCGAGGTGCACGTGATCGGCACCGACCTCGCCGACGTCAGCCACCGCCTGCTCGACCGGATGCTCGGCGGCGGCGGCGAGCTGGTCACCCTGGTCCTCGGCGCCGACGCGTCCCCCGAGCTGGAGGACGACCTGCGTGGTCACGTGCACCGCACCTGGCCGTTCATCGAGTTGCAGTGTTACGCCGGCGGCCAGCCCCGTTACCACCTGTTGGCAGGAGTCGAATGA
- the rpmB gene encoding 50S ribosomal protein L28 gives MASVCDVCGKGPGFGHNVSFSHRRTNRRWNPNIQSVRTPAGGGTTKKLKVCTSCIKAGKVTRA, from the coding sequence GTGGCTAGCGTGTGCGACGTCTGTGGCAAGGGACCGGGCTTCGGCCACAACGTGTCCTTCTCGCACCGGCGGACCAACCGCCGCTGGAACCCGAACATCCAGTCGGTGCGCACGCCGGCCGGTGGCGGGACGACCAAGAAGCTCAAGGTCTGCACCTCGTGCATCAAGGCCGGCAAGGTTACCCGCGCCTGA
- a CDS encoding GNAT family N-acetyltransferase: MVEFKIRSARFDEPEVRELVAHNMRDLSERYGGTGDDTPIEAADFRPPDGDFLVAVRVADGRLVASAGWRRHGPDAELKRMFTLAEARGRGLARRMLTAIEESARAAGCARVILETGDKQPEAIALYESAGYRRIADFGYYKGHPGVLSYAKEI, encoded by the coding sequence GTGGTTGAGTTCAAGATCAGATCGGCTCGGTTCGACGAGCCGGAGGTGAGGGAGCTGGTCGCGCACAACATGCGCGACCTCTCCGAGCGATACGGCGGCACCGGCGACGACACCCCGATCGAGGCTGCCGACTTCCGGCCACCGGACGGCGACTTCCTGGTGGCCGTCCGGGTCGCCGACGGCCGCCTGGTGGCCAGTGCGGGCTGGCGGCGGCACGGCCCGGACGCCGAGCTGAAGCGGATGTTCACGCTGGCCGAGGCGCGGGGCCGGGGACTGGCCCGGCGGATGCTGACCGCGATCGAGGAGTCGGCGCGGGCGGCCGGCTGTGCCCGGGTCATCCTGGAGACGGGTGACAAGCAGCCGGAGGCCATCGCGCTCTACGAGTCCGCGGGATACCGGCGGATCGCGGACTTCGGGTACTACAAGGGGCACCCGGGCGTGCTGTCGTACGCCAAGGAGATCTGA
- a CDS encoding thiamine-phosphate kinase → MSIAESGEFGLIGRIVSRLDAGSATLLGPGDDAALVRAADGRVVASTDVLVEGRHFRRDWCGPADVGHRAAAANLADIAAMGATPTALLVALCVPANLDASWAEGLADGLTAEAARCGAGVVGGDMSASPTLTVAVTALGDLGGLDPVRRTGAQPGDILALAGRIGYAAAGYTVLSRGFRTPKMLVEAYRRPAVRYAAGPEAARLGATAMIDVSDGLLQDVGHLAAASVVGIDIRSDAFEVPDQMRDAATALGVDPYQWIFAGGDDHPLAATFPAGTRLPDGWTEIGSVHDGAGVTVDRKPWSGPMGWDHFR, encoded by the coding sequence GTGAGTATCGCAGAGTCCGGTGAATTCGGACTGATAGGTCGAATCGTGTCACGGCTCGACGCGGGTTCGGCGACCTTGCTGGGCCCCGGTGACGACGCCGCGCTGGTCCGGGCCGCCGACGGACGGGTGGTGGCCTCCACCGACGTGCTGGTCGAGGGGCGCCATTTCCGCCGGGACTGGTGCGGGCCGGCCGACGTCGGGCACCGGGCCGCCGCGGCGAACCTGGCCGACATCGCGGCGATGGGCGCCACCCCGACCGCGCTGCTGGTCGCCCTCTGCGTCCCGGCGAACCTGGACGCGTCCTGGGCCGAGGGCCTGGCCGACGGGCTGACCGCGGAGGCCGCGCGGTGCGGGGCCGGCGTGGTCGGCGGCGACATGTCGGCCAGCCCGACGCTCACCGTCGCGGTCACCGCGCTGGGGGACCTGGGCGGCCTCGACCCGGTCCGCCGGACCGGCGCCCAGCCGGGGGACATCCTCGCGCTCGCCGGGCGGATCGGTTACGCGGCGGCCGGGTACACCGTGCTGTCCCGGGGCTTCCGGACGCCGAAGATGCTGGTCGAGGCGTACCGGCGGCCGGCCGTCAGGTATGCCGCCGGACCGGAGGCGGCCCGGCTCGGCGCCACCGCCATGATCGACGTTTCGGACGGCTTGCTGCAGGACGTCGGGCACCTGGCGGCGGCCAGCGTGGTCGGGATCGACATCCGGTCGGACGCCTTCGAGGTGCCCGATCAGATGCGGGACGCGGCCACCGCGCTCGGCGTCGACCCGTACCAGTGGATCTTCGCCGGTGGCGACGATCACCCACTGGCCGCCACCTTCCCGGCCGGGACGCGGCTGCCGGACGGCTGGACCGAGATCGGCTCGGTGCACGACGGCGCCGGGGTGACGGTGGACCGCAAGCCGTGGAGCGGTCCGATGGGCTGGGATCACTTTCGTTAG
- a CDS encoding Lrp/AsnC family transcriptional regulator — translation MVQAYILIQTEVGKARDVAAAIEKIPGVVRVDAVTGPYDVVVLTEAHTVDELGSLIVSKVQYVPGITRTLTCSVVNL, via the coding sequence GTGGTCCAGGCATACATCCTTATTCAAACGGAGGTCGGGAAGGCCCGTGACGTGGCCGCCGCGATCGAGAAAATACCGGGAGTGGTCCGGGTCGACGCGGTGACCGGGCCGTACGACGTCGTCGTGCTCACCGAGGCACACACCGTCGACGAGCTCGGCAGCCTGATTGTGAGCAAGGTCCAGTACGTGCCGGGTATCACCCGGACACTCACCTGCTCCGTGGTAAACCTCTGA